One genomic segment of Ancylobacter sp. IITR112 includes these proteins:
- the hslV gene encoding ATP-dependent protease subunit HslV, which yields MTHSPDTIYGTTIVSVRAEGRVAIGGDGQVTLGNTVMKSNARKVRRLGKGDVIGGFAGATADAFTLFERLEAKLEQYPGQLQRACVELAKDWRTDRYLRRLEAMMIVADAQVTLVLTGTGDVLEPENGIAAIGSGGGFALAAARALADSGKDAETIVRKSLAIAADICIYTNQNVVVETIG from the coding sequence ATGACCCATTCCCCCGACACGATCTACGGCACCACCATCGTCTCCGTCCGCGCCGAAGGGCGCGTCGCCATTGGCGGCGACGGGCAGGTGACGCTCGGCAACACGGTGATGAAATCCAATGCCCGCAAGGTGCGCCGGCTGGGCAAGGGCGATGTGATCGGCGGCTTCGCCGGCGCCACGGCGGACGCCTTCACCCTGTTCGAGCGGCTGGAAGCCAAGCTGGAGCAGTATCCCGGCCAGTTGCAGCGCGCCTGCGTCGAACTGGCCAAGGACTGGCGCACCGACCGCTATCTGCGCCGGCTGGAAGCGATGATGATCGTCGCCGACGCCCAGGTGACGCTGGTGCTCACCGGCACGGGCGATGTGCTGGAGCCGGAGAATGGCATCGCCGCCATCGGCTCGGGCGGCGGCTTCGCGCTGGCGGCGGCGCGCGCGCTGGCCGACAGCGGCAAGGACGCGGAGACCATCGTGCGCAAGAGCCTCGCCATCGCCGCCGATATCTGCATCTACACCAACCAGAATGTGGTGGTGGAGACGATCGGGTGA
- a CDS encoding murein transglycosylase A: MRIFLVIPVLAALLTAPLAGEAGAARAFVPPPLFPQAVLEPIAFAALPGWAGDDHEKALATFRRSCAVLAKKPDLVTPPRPLFTALRPICARAVRLPKKPGDAAARRFFEREFRPYIIAALDRPEGFLTGYYEPEVEGSRTRSDIFATPLYARPTDLIIETPPGGGPPTNKSGAFREVDGARVPYFDRAAIEDGALGDRAEVVAWVRDPADAFFAHIQGSVRVRLPDGEVLRLNYDGHNGQPYTPIGRLLIERGLVPREQMSMDAIRAYIAAHPQEGRDLMRQNRSYVFFRVARELGPEDGAVGAQGLPLTAGRSLAVDKAIHVYGTPIFLDAELPTGPDGASQPFERLMIAQDTGSAIIGPARGDIFFGAGKEAGATAGRVQHPGRFVLLLPRALDPARGHAPLPRPRPPLAAAVSETR; the protein is encoded by the coding sequence GTGCGCATCTTTCTCGTCATCCCGGTTCTCGCCGCCCTTCTGACCGCCCCCCTCGCCGGCGAGGCAGGGGCGGCGCGCGCTTTCGTGCCTCCCCCGCTGTTTCCGCAGGCTGTGCTGGAGCCGATCGCCTTCGCCGCTCTTCCCGGCTGGGCCGGCGACGACCACGAAAAGGCTCTCGCCACCTTTCGCCGAAGCTGCGCGGTGTTGGCGAAAAAGCCCGATCTCGTCACCCCGCCCCGCCCGCTCTTCACCGCGCTGCGGCCGATCTGCGCGCGGGCAGTGCGGCTGCCGAAAAAGCCGGGCGACGCGGCGGCGCGGCGCTTCTTCGAACGCGAATTCCGCCCCTACATCATCGCCGCGCTGGACCGGCCGGAAGGGTTCCTCACCGGCTATTACGAGCCGGAAGTCGAGGGATCGCGCACCCGCTCCGACATCTTCGCCACGCCGCTCTATGCCCGGCCGACGGATCTCATCATCGAGACCCCGCCCGGCGGCGGGCCGCCGACCAACAAGAGCGGCGCCTTCCGCGAGGTCGACGGCGCGCGCGTGCCCTATTTCGACCGCGCCGCCATCGAGGACGGGGCGCTGGGCGACCGGGCCGAGGTGGTGGCCTGGGTCCGCGACCCCGCCGATGCCTTCTTCGCCCATATTCAGGGCTCGGTGCGCGTGCGCCTGCCCGATGGCGAGGTGCTGCGGCTCAACTATGACGGCCATAATGGCCAGCCCTACACGCCAATCGGCCGGCTGCTGATCGAGCGCGGGCTGGTGCCGCGCGAACAGATGTCGATGGACGCAATCCGCGCCTATATCGCCGCTCACCCGCAAGAGGGGCGCGACTTGATGCGGCAGAACCGTTCCTATGTCTTCTTCCGCGTCGCCCGCGAACTCGGCCCCGAGGACGGCGCGGTCGGCGCGCAGGGCCTGCCGCTCACCGCCGGGCGCTCGCTGGCGGTGGACAAGGCGATCCATGTCTATGGCACGCCCATCTTCCTCGACGCCGAGCTGCCGACCGGGCCGGACGGCGCGAGCCAGCCCTTCGAGCGGCTGATGATCGCGCAGGATACCGGCTCGGCGATTATCGGCCCGGCGCGCGGCGACATCTTCTTCGGCGCTGGCAAGGAGGCCGGCGCGACGGCGGGGCGGGTGCAGCATCCCGGCCGCTTCGTGCTGCTGCTGCCGCGCGCGCTCGACCCCGCGCGCGGGCATGCGCCATTGCCGAGACCCCGCCCGCCGCTTGCCGCCGCCGTGTCGGAGACGCGGTGA
- a CDS encoding Tim44/TimA family putative adaptor protein, which produces MFDIYTIIFLALAVFIFIRLRSVLGQRTGRERPPYDPYSRRDAAKAPAGATDKVVNFPGTASDKPAVPAPVEPLEEDADPAPARWAGVAEVGSAVANGLDAIAAQERDFDARHFLTGARAAYEMIIVAFANGDRASLKDLLARDVFDGFSAAIAEREQRGEKMDTQFVGIEKAEIIEAEARGRSAQITVRFLSQLISVTRDRQGGVIDGDPEQVADVTDVWTFARELGARDPNWKLVATEAAS; this is translated from the coding sequence GTGTTCGACATTTATACGATCATCTTCCTGGCCCTCGCCGTGTTCATCTTCATACGGCTGCGGAGCGTGCTGGGGCAGCGTACCGGGCGCGAGCGGCCGCCTTACGACCCCTATTCGCGCCGCGATGCCGCCAAGGCCCCGGCGGGGGCCACCGACAAGGTGGTGAATTTCCCCGGCACGGCGAGCGACAAGCCGGCGGTGCCGGCCCCGGTGGAACCGCTGGAGGAGGACGCCGATCCCGCGCCGGCGCGCTGGGCGGGCGTCGCCGAGGTCGGCTCGGCCGTCGCCAACGGGCTCGACGCCATCGCCGCGCAGGAGCGTGACTTCGACGCCCGGCACTTCCTCACCGGTGCGCGCGCGGCCTATGAGATGATCATCGTCGCCTTCGCCAATGGCGACCGCGCCAGCCTGAAGGATCTTCTCGCCCGCGACGTGTTCGACGGCTTCAGCGCCGCCATCGCCGAGCGCGAGCAGCGCGGCGAGAAGATGGACACCCAATTCGTCGGCATCGAGAAGGCGGAGATCATCGAGGCCGAGGCGCGCGGGCGCAGCGCCCAGATCACCGTCCGTTTCCTCTCCCAGCTCATTTCCGTCACCCGCGACCGCCAGGGCGGGGTGATCGACGGCGATCCCGAGCAGGTCGCCGACGTGACCGATGTGTGGACCTTCGCGCGCGAACTCGGCGCCCGCGACCCGAACTGGAAGCTGGTCGCCACCGAAGCGGCTTCGTGA
- the hslU gene encoding ATP-dependent protease ATPase subunit HslU, protein MTSFSPREIVSELDRYIVGQHKAKRAVAIALRNRWRRQQLEGQLREEVLPKNILMIGPTGVGKTEISRRLARLAGAPFLKVEATKFTEVGYVGRDVEQIVRDLVEVGIGLVREVRRKGVEAKAHLAAEERVLDALVGATASSGTRESFRKKLRDGLLDDKEIEIEIASGNQGMPMFEIPGMPGAQMGAVSIGDMLGKAFGGRSKPRRVTVKDAHPLLLSEEADKLIDQDAIVQEAIRSVEENGIVFLDEIDKIAGSERRGGADVSREGVQRDLLPLIEGTTVSTKHGAVKTDHILFIASGAFHVSKPSDLLPELQGRLPIRVELEALTREDFTRILTETEASLVKQSVALMGTEGVELTITEDAVAAIADIAVQVNASVENIGARRLQTVIERVLDELSFTAPDRAGETVVVDGDYVRARVSDLAGNTDLSRYIL, encoded by the coding sequence ATGACCAGCTTCTCGCCCCGCGAAATCGTCTCCGAGCTCGACCGCTATATCGTCGGCCAGCACAAGGCCAAGCGGGCGGTGGCCATCGCCCTGCGCAACCGCTGGCGCCGCCAGCAATTGGAGGGCCAGCTCCGCGAGGAGGTGCTGCCGAAGAACATCCTCATGATCGGCCCCACCGGCGTCGGCAAGACGGAAATCTCCCGCCGCCTCGCCCGGCTCGCCGGCGCCCCCTTCCTCAAGGTGGAGGCGACCAAGTTCACCGAGGTCGGCTATGTCGGCCGCGATGTCGAGCAGATCGTCCGCGATCTCGTCGAGGTCGGCATCGGCCTGGTGCGCGAGGTGCGCCGCAAGGGGGTGGAAGCCAAGGCGCATCTCGCCGCCGAGGAGCGGGTGCTGGACGCGCTGGTCGGCGCCACCGCCTCGTCCGGCACGCGCGAGAGCTTCCGCAAGAAGCTGCGCGACGGCCTGCTGGACGACAAGGAGATCGAGATCGAGATCGCCTCCGGCAATCAGGGCATGCCGATGTTCGAGATTCCCGGCATGCCCGGCGCGCAGATGGGCGCGGTCTCCATCGGCGACATGCTGGGCAAGGCCTTTGGCGGACGTTCCAAGCCGCGCCGGGTGACGGTGAAGGACGCCCATCCGCTGCTGCTGTCGGAAGAGGCCGACAAGCTGATCGACCAGGACGCCATCGTGCAGGAGGCGATCCGCTCGGTGGAGGAAAACGGCATCGTCTTCCTCGACGAGATCGACAAGATCGCCGGCTCGGAGCGGCGCGGCGGCGCCGACGTGTCGCGCGAGGGCGTGCAGCGCGATCTGCTGCCGCTGATCGAGGGCACCACCGTCTCCACCAAGCACGGCGCGGTGAAGACCGACCACATATTGTTCATCGCCTCCGGCGCCTTCCACGTCTCCAAGCCGTCAGACCTGCTGCCCGAACTTCAGGGCCGGCTGCCGATCCGGGTCGAGCTGGAAGCGCTGACCCGCGAGGACTTCACCCGCATCCTCACCGAGACCGAGGCGAGCCTCGTCAAGCAGTCGGTGGCGCTGATGGGCACGGAAGGGGTGGAACTGACTATCACCGAGGACGCGGTGGCAGCCATCGCCGACATCGCGGTGCAGGTGAATGCCAGCGTCGAGAATATCGGCGCCCGGCGGCTGCAGACGGTGATCGAGCGGGTGCTGGACGAACTCTCCTTCACCGCCCCCGACCGGGCGGGCGAGACGGTGGTGGTGGATGGCGACTATGTCCGCGCGCGGGTTTCCGACCTCGCCGGCAACACCGATCTCAGCCGGTATATCCTCTGA
- a CDS encoding helix-turn-helix transcriptional regulator: MTPFGRRLRELRAERGVTLSQMAEAIGVSAAYLSALEHGKRGQPTWLMLQRIIAYFNVIWDEAEALQALAELSDPRVVVDTSGLSPEATELANLLAREIATLPPEAVAELLGRLKILGRPG; this comes from the coding sequence GTGACCCCCTTCGGCCGGCGCTTGCGCGAATTGCGCGCCGAGCGCGGGGTGACGCTGAGCCAGATGGCGGAGGCGATCGGGGTTTCCGCCGCCTATCTCTCGGCCCTGGAACATGGCAAGCGCGGACAGCCGACCTGGCTGATGCTCCAGCGCATCATCGCCTATTTCAACGTGATCTGGGACGAGGCCGAGGCGCTGCAGGCGCTGGCGGAGCTTTCCGACCCGCGCGTGGTGGTGGACACGTCCGGCCTCTCGCCCGAGGCGACGGAACTGGCCAATCTGCTGGCCCGCGAGATCGCCACTCTCCCGCCCGAAGCGGTGGCGGAACTGCTTGGCCGGCTCAAGATCTTGGGAAGGCCGGGGTAG
- a CDS encoding Smr/MutS family protein codes for MTAPTPPGGRSRRRRPLDAEEKALWEHVTRSVTPIRPVKRTSLAPAEPPEPAADPAAEKPARAATSVAVVAKAPPKPPAPPPLAPLEPKLRRRLSRGAEVDARLDLHGMTQAAAHGRLIGFLRAAQGQGHGLVLVITGKGEAMSMLAGEGGRGVLRRLVPQWLGAPELRTIVLGFETAGRGHGGEGALYVRVRRLRGGRP; via the coding sequence ATGACGGCGCCGACCCCTCCGGGCGGGCGCTCGCGCCGCCGCCGGCCGCTCGACGCCGAGGAAAAGGCGCTGTGGGAGCATGTCACCCGCTCGGTGACGCCGATCCGGCCGGTGAAGCGGACCAGCCTCGCACCGGCGGAGCCGCCCGAGCCGGCGGCTGACCCGGCGGCGGAAAAGCCCGCCCGCGCCGCCACGTCGGTTGCCGTGGTTGCCAAAGCCCCGCCAAAGCCGCCGGCGCCGCCACCGCTCGCCCCGCTGGAGCCGAAGCTGCGCCGCCGGCTGTCGCGCGGGGCGGAGGTCGATGCCCGTCTCGACCTGCACGGCATGACCCAGGCCGCGGCGCATGGTCGGCTGATCGGCTTTCTGCGCGCGGCGCAGGGCCAGGGTCATGGGCTCGTGCTGGTCATAACGGGCAAGGGCGAGGCGATGAGCATGCTGGCCGGCGAAGGCGGGCGCGGCGTGCTGCGCCGGCTGGTGCCGCAATGGCTCGGCGCGCCGGAACTGCGCACTATCGTGCTCGGCTTCGAGACCGCCGGGCGCGGCCATGGCGGGGAAGGCGCGCTTTATGTCCGGGTGCGGCGGCTGCGCGGAGGCCGGCCGTGA
- the coaE gene encoding dephospho-CoA kinase (Dephospho-CoA kinase (CoaE) performs the final step in coenzyme A biosynthesis.): MSRRPPFRLGLTGSIGMGKSTTAQIFRELGVPVHDADAAVHALYGAEGVAPVEAAFPGVTQGGRIDRSLLGARVLGDDAAMKRLEAIVHPLVRAREQAFLDAAAQAGAPIAVLDIPLLYETGAEERVDAVLVVSAPESVQRARVLARPGMTAEKFAAILARQVPDSEKRRRADHVIDTGHGLERARAAVAALLDELRAMRGDEEGKSDA, translated from the coding sequence ATCGGCATGGGCAAATCCACCACGGCGCAGATTTTCCGCGAGCTTGGCGTGCCGGTGCACGATGCCGACGCGGCCGTTCATGCGCTTTATGGCGCCGAGGGTGTCGCCCCGGTCGAGGCGGCGTTTCCCGGCGTGACCCAGGGCGGGCGGATCGACCGCAGCCTGCTCGGCGCCCGCGTGCTCGGCGATGACGCCGCGATGAAACGGCTGGAAGCCATCGTCCATCCGCTGGTGCGCGCGCGCGAACAGGCGTTTCTCGACGCGGCGGCGCAGGCGGGCGCGCCGATCGCCGTGCTCGACATTCCCCTGCTCTATGAGACCGGTGCCGAGGAACGGGTGGACGCCGTGCTGGTCGTCAGCGCGCCGGAATCGGTGCAGCGCGCCCGTGTTCTGGCCCGGCCGGGCATGACGGCGGAGAAATTCGCCGCCATCCTCGCCCGGCAGGTGCCCGATTCGGAAAAGCGGCGGCGGGCCGACCATGTGATCGACACCGGCCACGGGCTGGAGCGGGCCCGTGCGGCGGTGGCGGCTCTGCTGGACGAGCTGCGGGCGATGCGCGGCGACGAGGAAGGGAAAAGCGATGCGTGA
- the dnaQ gene encoding DNA polymerase III subunit epsilon — translation MREIVLDTETTGLNPLTGDRLVEIGCVEIYNRIPTGQVYHVYLNPQRDMPVEAFNVHGLSTEFLADKPLFAQVVDDFLAFIAGDPLVIHNAAFDIGFLNAELAKVGRPALSFDRVVDTLALARRRHPGASNRLDDLMNRYGIDSSRRTKHGALLDSELLAEVYAELCGGKQTALSLTVSETTVVVVEGQVAAPLQRPRPLAPRRSAEEAAAHAAFIATLGENAIWNDYTAGS, via the coding sequence ATGCGTGAGATCGTGCTCGACACCGAGACCACCGGGCTCAACCCGCTGACCGGCGATCGGCTGGTCGAGATCGGCTGCGTCGAGATCTACAACCGCATCCCGACGGGGCAGGTCTACCATGTCTATCTGAACCCCCAGCGCGACATGCCGGTGGAGGCGTTCAACGTCCACGGCCTCTCGACCGAATTCCTCGCCGACAAACCGCTCTTCGCGCAGGTGGTGGACGATTTCCTCGCCTTCATCGCCGGCGATCCGCTCGTCATTCACAACGCCGCCTTCGATATCGGCTTCCTCAATGCGGAACTGGCCAAGGTCGGCCGGCCGGCGCTGAGCTTCGACCGCGTGGTCGACACGCTCGCCCTCGCCCGCCGGCGGCACCCCGGTGCGTCGAATCGTCTCGACGACCTGATGAACCGCTACGGCATCGACTCCTCCCGCCGCACCAAGCACGGGGCGCTGCTGGATTCGGAACTGCTGGCGGAAGTCTATGCCGAACTGTGCGGCGGCAAGCAGACGGCGCTGAGCCTGACCGTTTCGGAAACGACCGTCGTGGTGGTCGAAGGGCAGGTGGCGGCGCCGCTGCAGCGCCCGCGCCCGCTGGCCCCGCGCCGCAGCGCGGAAGAGGCGGCGGCGCATGCCGCCTTCATCGCTACTTTGGGCGAAAACGCCATCTGGAACGACTACACGGCCGGAAGCTGA
- the secB gene encoding protein-export chaperone SecB yields the protein MADTDNAQMPTLQVLTQYTKDLSFENPGAPESLVVKGQPQIGIQINVGAKPLREGSEYEVELKVEAKAELNGKTLFALELVYAGIFRAQNVAQETIHPFILIECPRMLFPFARQIVADTVRNGGFPPLMIDPVDFVTLYRQRMAQQAPSNVLAS from the coding sequence ATGGCTGACACCGACAACGCCCAGATGCCGACGCTTCAGGTGCTGACGCAGTACACGAAAGACCTGTCCTTCGAAAATCCGGGCGCGCCGGAATCGCTGGTCGTCAAGGGCCAGCCGCAGATCGGCATCCAGATCAATGTCGGCGCCAAGCCGCTGCGCGAAGGCTCGGAATATGAGGTCGAGCTGAAGGTGGAAGCGAAGGCGGAGCTGAACGGCAAGACCCTGTTCGCGCTCGAACTGGTCTATGCCGGCATCTTCCGCGCCCAGAACGTGGCGCAGGAGACCATCCACCCCTTCATCCTGATCGAATGCCCGCGCATGCTGTTCCCCTTCGCGCGGCAGATCGTCGCCGATACGGTGCGCAATGGCGGCTTCCCGCCGCTGATGATCGACCCGGTCGACTTCGTCACGCTGTATCGCCAGCGCATGGCCCAGCAGGCGCCGAGCAACGTGCTCGCTTCCTGA